The Arachis ipaensis cultivar K30076 chromosome B03, Araip1.1, whole genome shotgun sequence region TCCTGCAATCTCATCAGGGATTAGAGGAGCTTCGCCTGTTAAGACAAGCCGTGGGAACTTTGCTTCACCAAAGATAAGAGCATGGCAAACTAGTTCTTCCAATTTCTCTTGTGCTGCTCCTCCCAATCTCTGTACTTCTTTGGCTGATCGACCAAAAATTCCAGCATCCCGAAATGGTAGGGATTCAACCAGCAAATTCAGTAGGCAATCAATGTCTCCTACTGCTTCTTGGAGTAGCAGCTCTTTTCTCAGTCAAGATCGAGATCAATTCAGTTCATACAGCAAGGATTCTGTTGCATCATCTGGCTGTGATGATGTAGACTCTCTTCAGTCTATCCCAATGGGAAGTTTAGATAGAGCAAATTCAATAAAGGGGGGTTCACATTCCAATGTCAAATATCCTACTTCCAAGAAATCGTCCAGCATGGCGTCCCCAAATTCTGCTCCTAAAAGATCATTTGATTCTGCTCTCCGGCAAATGGTATTGTATTGTCTACTTCTCTCAAATTCCTCTTCTCAATACTTGTGTGATTTACTGTCTGTTTGTAGCGATTATGCCATTTAGACCTTGATTTGTCTTAATAAGGTTGTCATTCTTGCTTTACAATATCATATTTGGAATTAGTTTATCTCATTTGTGCACTTTACTTTGAATCAGCCGTCTTAGATCATTCTATGCTGTTAACAACCAACACTTCAATATAATATTTGCTATATCTATCTTTGAGTAATATGTTGTACAATGCTTTTTTGGTTCTTTTCTCctcaacaaaattttaaattactcTTGAATATACAACTCTTCCAAGTACATAGTTTCATGTTTTTCATCCTTGACTTTGTCTGGATACTGCTAATAATGTTGAATGCTTGTACTAGCATGATTGTTACAAGTTATAACCAGGTTTTTCTTTCGATTGGTTAACACATCTTCAGTTCCTAGTGATAGAGAATATCAATATGTGGTTATGTATGGTGTGCATACTATTGTTTATAATCCTCTGTTTTCCTAAGAGTTGTGCATTCCTCCCTACATATCGCCGTCTTTTGCTATTGTTTTCTTTATAGTCTCTTTTTTATCGTTGTTTATGATCACTCTACAAACTCTTGTTAATTACCTTGTAATGGCATGCAGGATAGAAAAAGTCATCAGAAAATGTTCAGACCACTTCTATCTAGTGTGCCAAGTACAACTTTTTATGTTGGGAAAGCAAATTCGGCAAAATGTTCCCTTGTATATAGCGATTCTTCTGCTACTTCAACCAGCAATATGAGCTCTGATCATGGAAGACGTTGTGCACAAGATACCAAAGGGAGTGACCAAAATCAAGATGACAGGGTAAAGGGAACTGAGAAGATATTATATTCTGATATTCATGAAGAAGTATTTTCCTTTAAGATTCTACCCATCATGATATTGATACAGAATTAAATGTAACTTCAAAAACTTCCAATGTCAGAGGTGATATTTCTGAACCTGCCTGTTTTGAAAATATAGCAACTTGTTCTAGTTGTGGTTGTTGCTATGAGGTCACCGAACAAGCTGAGAAGTATATCAAGCTTTGTCCGCAGTGCAGCAGGGAAAACACCTTATTGAGACATAACATTGCAGAGACAAATTTGGAAGTTTCCAACGACTCTTCAGAGAGTTCTACAAATTTCCCTGCAGAACAAAAACCATTAGCTGAAATAGATCAACAACCAGTTGGGTCTGAACTGCCTCAAGAGTCTGATGCGGGTAACATGAGAGTTTTTCTTGATGAACAAGAAGCCAAGGGAAGTCAATCTTTGTCCCCTGAAGTAATTCAGGGTCACTTGCAACAAGGTCCTACTCCAAGTTcatctgtggaggaaagtgcacagATGCACTCCTGCCAGCCAGAGGTGGATCAATCAGGGATTGATTACAAGAAGCCAGATAATCATCATACGGATCAAGAGTTATGTCATTCCCAGGATCGCCCAAATTTGAAAGTGAACCACCTCTTGGAAGGCAATGGCATTTCTGTATTGTTGAGAAGGTCAAGGAGCAGCAGAGGAACCATAGTTCAGGGCAGGACTGTCACTGCCGCAACCTTATCTTATGATGATCTTTATTTTCCAAGAGGCAGTGTAAATGGTATAAGAAGATCAATTGGGCATCATAGTTATTCTGCCTTATCATCTGTTGATTTCAGCCCAGCAAAACATTCTGAATTTCATGTTCAAAGGCAGTCAATTGGCAAGAAATTCGATGTTGACCGCAAATATGACCCAAGGATCAAGTGTCCAAGCACTGCTTCATCTATCTCTGGAACGTCAAACCATTCTCACCATGGTTTAGATTTTATGGTACCAGAAACTTCTATCAATACAGATTATAGCAGAGTAACTGATGCTTCTGAAACAGAAATGTTAAGCCAGGTTATTGGTGTACGGTCAGATGACAATTCGGTAACATCTTTTCGAAATTATGGAGATTGTATTTCATACAGTTATGTTGACGACCATCCAGATCATGCTAGCAGCATCTCAAATACAGAAGCATCGCTTAAGGATCCAATGTCATCTCTTGATGAGAAAAATGGTGTCAAAATCACCAATGTTGATGGAATGGATGCTTTGGTTAGTACCAACAATTCTGCAATTATAAAATCAGAAATAGAAGGAGAAAACTGTTGCCAGAATGATAGTGGTGTGGCAGATGGGAATCTGTCAATGGTATCAAAGTGCACTGTGGATAAATCTCAGGAACATTCTGTCCTACATTCTTCCAATGATTCTCCTAGAGATTTTGTTTCTGAGCTCAATACGGCAGAATATTCCCATGGCATAGGTATGAATATAGCAATTTAAGGACCTACATGAATTCTTACAATGACATTCGTTTGTAGCTTCATCTGATTTAGAAGGCTTTTTCGTGGATCAAGTTAAGAATAAGAGTTCTATTAGTGTAGTTTCTAACTTTATTATGACATATTTTTAATGCTTTATTATGGCAGAGGGATCAACAATTACAGTGGAGTGTCAAGGTGCTGGCAACACTAGAAGCCTTACACTTGAAGAAGCAACAGATACCATACTCTTTTGCAGCTCTATAATCCACGATCTTGCATATCAGGCTGCAACAATAGCAATGGAAAAGGAACTCTTAGACCCTCTTGAAGGTTCTGAACCAACACTGACTATATTGGAGAAGGCCAATTCTGATAAAAAGGATTCTCGAAACCCAATGGATAGCAAGCGCCCTTCCAAACCCCAAAAAGTGAAGCCAACACCACCGGAAACTGATGTAAAATCTCTTTTTGCTAATAAGACTGAGAACGATGAAAACGTGCACAAGTCTTTGCCACGCACCATTGGGCTTCTCGATAAGGTAGACGGCCTGAAGCCACCCCCTAATAAGCTTGAATCAAAGTGTAATTGCATTATAATGTGAGTGCAAAGTTGAGCAGCATTTTCGGAATTTCGGCTCTTCAAGTTTGACTATATAATATACAATTATACACTAGAGCTTAGCTAAGTGCTTGTGCAGAATAGCCATTTGGTTTTTATGTTGGTTACATTACAACCCTGTTTCACACAAttgtaaagttaattattttcttttcCCCATTTTTATTGGAAGGCCGATCAGTTAGAGGCATGTAGATGATTGCTTTCCCTCCGTGTTCTGCATATTATTGTTTGATTTGATTTCATTCTCAATTAAGTGATCCACTATTGACCAGTGGAAGTGTGCATTACAAACTCACTTGTACATATTCATTAAGATTGTGATAAAagtttatgttttccttccttttGAGTTATTCTTCATTATTTTTGGCATTATATTCTATATtgtatataactatatatacATAACATAGCACAAGTACAATATCAGCTGAAATTTAATTTTGTTCGCAAGTATTAGTAGCTgtaagaagaaaaaaattggaTGTACTTTTTGTAAATATATATTGGGGAGAAAATAGATATACTAATTGTCTAGTTTGgataaatttaaatattgataagagtttaattttttatatgtaacTCTTAAAGAAGTCATTAAGATCTTAGGGATGATGATTAATGAATAAGaaatttttttatcctatttaatttgtaattagttttttttttttgaatttttttaatcctGTTATAATACCAACAAAAAAGATAATTTGtaccttttgaaaaaaaaagggtaTCTACCATAAATATGAATGGCTAAAAAAGTGAAAGCCCGATGTAGCCCATAATTTAAGCCCCAAGGGAGTTAAGTCCGCTAAGCTCCCGGTAAAAAGGAAAAGATCCGACCAAAAAAAAGAAAGGGCAAAAACGAAAAAAGCAAGAAATTGGCGGGAACGTGCCCTGTGAACATTGAAAATTCTGGCTCGCCTGAAACAATGGTATGGTAGTATGGTAGAACTACCGCGTAGGGCAACGACAATCACTCAGAGAGCTGAGTCATTCAGCCCATCCCGCAGCCGCTCCCCGCCTCGGCGCCTCCCCTGCATTCTTCTTCTTCGTGCTCCAGCCGCCACCATCCACTCACAGGTAAACGTTGATTGCAATTTGCTGAAGTTCAAGAATTGTTGAATCTGTTGTGCTTACTCCATCAGTTAATTGATTATGTTGTACTTTAGTTCTTACTCCAGCAGCTGAAGATTTAATTTGTATGGGAGGAGACCCTGGTTGTGTTGCAACCCTGCTATTTAACTTCTTACGATTGTGCTCCGACCCTACCAACAAAGATGGACTCCGATTCTGACTCTGACGGATCCCATGTCTCTGCAACCCCTCCACGACGAGCAACTCCATCACCGCCGCCACCACAACCTCCGCCGCCGCCACAACCACCTCGTGTTCCTTCCGGAAAATCTAGAATCAGAACCAAAACCTCGAGCTCCAAGAAGCGCCCTTCTGCACCCGATAAAACCCAATCCAAACACGATCCGCTACCCGAACCAACCCACCAACTCCAAGACTCTTTCTCCCTCCCGACCGCTCTACCGTTTCAAATTCGTCGGTCCTCCGAGTGTGACCCCACACCCCCTTCCACTTCCCAGCCCCTCGAAACCCTCCCGGCGGGGTTCTTCTCCAAATCCGCTTCCTTCTCGAAGATCCGAAGACATTCTATAAGTTTTGAAGCTTCTGGAAACGAACCGCTACTCAATTCTACGTCCAATCTGGGCACCAATGTTGGACTTGATTATGCTCGTGCTTTCCCCGAAGGGGAAAAGGGGAAATGtggaaggagagaagaagaaggactCGGGTTTGGTTCCAGAGATAAGAggaaatttggaaagatagaagaagaggaagaaagaggaGGACTTGGAGCTGTTTCTAGAGAAAAGGAGAACTTTGGAAAGAGAGAAGAAGCAGAAGACAGATTTGGAGTTGGTTCTAGAGTAAAGGGGACATCCGGGAAGAGGCAGCATCCTAACCTGATAGGGGCAAATGCACCATTGCCAGCCGTGAAGCTGCGAAAATGTGGTGGGGAAGGGAACTTTGTGAAATTGAACTTGAGTGGTGGTGGTAAGAGGAGGAAGTTTATGAACAAGGGGTACAAGAAAAGTGGGAGATTTTCTGGCGGTAGAAGGTACACAAGAAGAAGTAGAGGTAAAGTGGGACGTCAAGGGAAGGAGGATCAAGAGGAACTTGGTTTTGATGATGAAGAAGGGTTGGTTACAGAGAGTGGACAAAAGAAGCAAAAGCGGACTTGCAGAGCTAGTGAGGTTCAGTTGAAATTGGTGGACGAGGCAGTGTCTGCTGCTCAAGCTGAGCCTTCGGATGAGAATTTGGTGAACTTGCTGAGCTTGGTTTATGGCTATGATAGTTTTCGAGATGGGCAGCTGGAGGCAATCAAGATGGTTCTTACCGGGAAGTCTACCATGCTTATTTTGCCAACTGGTGCAGGGAAGTCACTCTGCTATCAGCTGCCTGCCTTGATTTTGCCTGGGATTACCCTAGTTGTCAGTCCATTGGTGGCCTTGATGATTGATCAGCTAAGGCAACTGCCCCCTGTGATTAGGGGTGGTTGTTTAAGCAGCAGTCAGGTATTTCATCTGATATAATTTACTTATTCTGATGGATGTATGGGACGTGGTTATTTAATCTTTTTGTTTGGTTCGTTGTTAAACAATTGTAGACATCTGAGGAAGCAGCTGAAACACTGAACCAGCTTAGACAAGGTGCAGTGAAGGTGAGTTTCTGCAACTGAATGCTACTTTGGTTTGGTTTTGATAGTGAAGAAAAAAGTTGAACTCTTGCAGTGTGGTTGCTTTTATTGCACAAGATGCAATAACTTTTGTTTTTAGGCCATTGCAGATGATAGATTTGCATGCCAGTTTTATTTACTGGTGATGGTAGTACTTGTTAGTTGTTACATATGGCTAATGTTTGCAATTCTAATTCATATAGGTGCTTTTTGTTTCCCCAGAGCGCTTCCTAAATGAGGAGTTTCTGTCTGTTATTTCTGGTATGTCAGGCATCTCACTTCTTGTTGTTGACGAAGCACACTGTATTTCTGAATGGTGAGGGGTTCGGATGTATTTTGTTCATATTAATGTTTCCTCTTTGATCTGCTTCCCTGTTGATCTTGTGATTAACGTTTCTACAGGTCTCACAATTTCCGACCATCATTCATGAGACTTAGAGCATCTTTGCTCCGTAAAAGGCTTAACATAGGTACTATTCTTGCAATGACAGCAACTGCTACAAACACAACTTTAGATGCCATCATGTCTGCTCTAAATATTCCTTGCACAAATCTTATTCAAAAGGCACAACTAAGGGACAATTTTCATTTATCGGTGTCTTTGCTGAAAAATAGGCAAGTTAGATGCTTTGATTTTCTGCTTTAACCTGCATTTTTTCCTTGCCTTATCTGAACTTTGGTTAACTTATACATACTTACTGAACATAATAGAATGAAAGACCTTCTGGTTCTCATGAAGTCTTCTCCTTTTGCCGAAGTTCAAAGCATTATCATATACTGCAAATTTCAGGTGTGTATATGGATTGCTTTATTCCAACTTTCAACTCCAGGATACTATGAATGTCTTGAACCCATTTGTCAGTTGTAAATTATCCCTTCTTCCATTCAGTATTGAAAATGTGTAGTATTGCTTGCTGTTCCTAATTGTTCAGTTAGAAGATAGTTAATTACATAAGTTCGCTTTCTTTAGTGGTGATGTTATAATGCTTTTCTTGTTGGAAATCAATTATTTCTTTTCTTGTTGCAGTCTGAAACTGATATGATTAGCCGATACTTGAATGATAACAATATCTCGGCAAAGGTTAGCTGTGCATTTCTCTTTCAATATATAGATAATTCTGTTAAGCCTTGCTGCTGAATTATAAATCTGATGCTTGACTTGGATTAAAATAGAGTTATCATGGTGGTATGAGTTCAAAGGAACGCAACTATGTCCAAGAGTTGTTTACCTCCAACAAGATCAGAGTGGTAAGATAAAAATTTTTGTTCTAATTTCCAGTTTTGTCAATTTTGTGGTGCTTAAATTCATTGTTCTATAATATTTTCATCATGTTTTCTCCTGTTGGTGCTTCAGACACAAATTTATTTGCCAACTGACTCCTTGTGACTTTTTATGAAGGTTGTTGCAACTGTGGCATTTGGTATGGGACTGGATAAAAGTGATGTTGGAGCTGTAAGGATTATTAACATATTATGCTTTTCTGCATCAATTTCTATGAATATTCACATTCCTATATAAATATCTTGTATGTCAAACTAAATCATTCTGGAAACCCATGTCATATTTGTGTTCAGGTAATTCATTATAGTCTCCCTAAAAGTCTGGAGGAGTATGTGCaggtatatgattttttttttaaactagtaaaaatatagcaaaatGTTCTTTCATAGGTCTTTTTGAATATTTGGATTGGCCTTTTTAGGAGATAGGCCGTGCTGGAAGGGATGGGAGGTTGTCCTATTGTCACCTATTCTATGATGATGAAACATATTTCAAACTTCGCAGTCTAATGTACaggtaataaaattattttttctgaGCTCCTGTGGGAGAATATGTTCGTTAATTAAAGAATCTTCTTCACGCAAGTTTGATATGAAAGAAGAGGTCTCTCCTCAGTACTATTGTGTCTTTCAATTTATGAATTTGATACTTCATAAGCCCATATGATTGATTTTCTgttaaaaattagaaagcattCTTGATAGCCTGTTGCAGAACGAATTGTGCTAATAATGACacatctttttatatttttattttttatgcacATACTTATAACAAAAATGGTTCTTGTAGGGCTTGTTATTTATGCATTACCTTTGTCGAGTATTAGTCTACAGCTTATCCGTCTTCAATATTTTCATTTACCAGGTGATGCTAACAATTTTGACACGCTTGGAGTTGGGAGATGTGAAGTACTTGTATTTACTTCCACAGATAAATTCAACTTGCAATTTGACATTTCATAAGGTGTGTACAGACTCCCCTTTGACTGCACATAGATGTCATATGAGACAAATAATAAAACATGCTTTTTATATacattaatttataaataaatccTGTATGACCTTCTAATCACATGGTTACTTATTTTGATTTTTGGCCATTAATGCAGACTCCCCCACCTATGCTTGCCCAAAggaattctgctgttgctgttaTTCTGAAGAGGTGATAAGAAGCATATTCGGTTTCTTGgcttttctctgtttcaaatGTTTTCCTGTTTCTACCAGATGGTCATTGCATTATTTTAATGTTCATAACGTCAACTCTCTAGATTGAGTTTGATTCCAAACGTTCAATTCCCATAAAGTCCTACTCCTACCTGCTGATGGCTCTTGGTTGTTGAAAACAGTTTTGCAGTTGTTCTCTGCTTTCCCTCATGCATTTCTTGTTTATCTGAATTATTGCTGTCACCCTTTCAGATCTGAATATAAGCAAGGGCTGTATGTTTTTGATATTCCATCCGTGGCAAATGACGTGGGGGTTACAGCAGTTGAGTTAACAAATCAGTTGTACAATCTCAAGGTTTGGATTAGTGGTTATATTTTTTCTTGTGTTCACATGCACTCAGAAAATGTCTATATTGTGTATGAGGGAgccttctttgtttttatttaaataaatttgagTATACTCTAAAGCAATTATCTTATTTGGTTCTAGTTTGGAACATAAAAAATGCAGTAATCTTTGTTCTCTATTTAGTTAGCTCTGGCTGTTGTATGTGTATTGAAAGCAATGTATATATTTGATCTAACCATGTCATTCGTGAAAAATTTCAGTTAACGGGAGAAATAACTTATGAAATGAAGGACTTGGCCTACTGTTATAAGATTGTTCAAGTCCCGACGGACTTTTTCTCGCTATCAACAGCTGTTACCCAATGGTTATCAGATGTTGAAAGTTGTAAGGTATGTAAACTTTAGTACTGACAGATCAAGCTTATCACACATTTATTCCTCCGCATGGTTGTCTTTTGTTTTATGGGATTCAAACACACAGATTATGGCATTGACTCGTTGTGATGTCCCATGTTCTTCTCAATAATCACATATTCTGAACCATGCATTTGTTGTAGTTTTACCGTCTGAGTTATTACTGATTGATCATTTTCTGGCGGCTTTACTATAGGTACAAAAGATAGATGTAATGCTTAATGCTGCAAATTTTGCCATAAATTTATGTGACAAGATGCATGGTTGCAGTGATAACAATCACACACCATGCTTGCAAACGAAAATATTGGATTACTTTGCTGGAGTTGATGATAACAATGATTCCTGCAAGAAAATTGGTCAAAGCAG contains the following coding sequences:
- the LOC107634003 gene encoding LOW QUALITY PROTEIN: uncharacterized protein LOC107634003 (The sequence of the model RefSeq protein was modified relative to this genomic sequence to represent the inferred CDS: deleted 2 bases in 1 codon; substituted 1 base at 1 genomic stop codon) gives rise to the protein MPPSLAMRFSPGKEPRQDIHKRGHCLGGGLLFRERRDDDDDDLALFNEMESKENFLLQPSDDFEDPFSMQLRHFPDTKVRISIHGQGETSDLLNADDDKNDYDWLFTPPDTPLFPSLDDEPQQINVVGRGSPQSKPISISRSSTMERSYVSRRSSTPTPRRTSTGSVGPAISSGIRGASPVKTSRGNFASPKIRAWQTSSSNFSCAAPPNLCTSLADRPKIPASRNGRDSTSKFSRQSMSPTASWSSSSFLSQDRDQFSSYSKDSVASSGCDDVDSLQSIPMGSLDRANSIKGGSHSNVKYPTSKKSSSMASPNSAPKRSFDSALRQMDRKSHQKMFRPLLSSVPSTTFYVGKANSAKCSLVYSDSSATSTSNMSSDHGRRCAQDTKGSDQNQDDRVKGTEKILYSDIHEEVFSFKILPIMILIQNXMYSKTSNVRGDISEPACFENIATCSSCGCCYEVTEQAEKYIKLCPQCSRENTLLRHNIAETNLEVSNDSSESSTNFPAEQKPLAEIDQQPVGSELPQESDAGNMRVFLDEQEAKGSQSLSPEVIQGHLQQGPTPSSSVEESAQMHSCQPEVDQSGIDYKKPDNHHTDQELCHSQDRPNLKVNHLLEGNGISVLLRRSRSSRGTIVQGRTVTAATLSYDDLYFPRGSVNGIRRSIGHHSYSALSSVDFSPAKHSEFHVQRQSIGKKFDVDRKYDPRIKCPSTASSISGTSNHSHHGLDFMVPETSINTDYSRVTDASETEMLSQVIGVRSDDNSVTSFRNYGDCISYSYVDDHPDHASSISNTEASLKDPMSSLDEKNGVKITNVDGMDALVSTNNSAIIKSEIEGENCCQNDSGVADGNLSMVSKCTVDKSQEHSVLHSSNDSPRDFVSELNTAEYSHGIEGSTITVECQGAGNTRSLTLEEATDTILFCSSIIHDLAYQAATIAMEKELLDPLEGSEPTLTILEKANSDKKDSRNPMDSKRPSKPQKVKPTPPETDVKSLFANKTENDENVHKSLPRTIGLLDKVDGLKPPPNKLESKCNCIIM
- the LOC107632010 gene encoding LOW QUALITY PROTEIN: ATP-dependent DNA helicase Q-like 5 (The sequence of the model RefSeq protein was modified relative to this genomic sequence to represent the inferred CDS: inserted 1 base in 1 codon); this translates as MDSDSDSDGSHVSATPPRRATPSPPPPQPPPPPQPPRVPSGKSRIRTKTSSSKKRPSAPDKTQSKHDPLPEPTHQLQDSFSLPTALPFQIRRSSECDPTPPSTSQPLETLPAGFFSKSASFSKIRRHSISFEASGNEPLLNSTSNLGTNVGLDYARAFPEGEKGKCGRREEEGLGFGSRDKRKFGKIEEEEERGGLGAVSREKENFGKREEAEDRFGVGSRVKGTSGKRQHPNLIGANAPLPAVKLRKCGGEGNFVKLNLSGGGKRRKFMNKGYKKSGRFSGGRRYTRRSRGKVGRQGKEDQEELGFDDEEGLVTESGQKKQKRTCRASEVQLKLVDEAVSAAQAEPSDENLVNLLSLVYGYDSFRDGQLEAIKMVLTGKSTMLILPTGAGKSLCYQLPALILPGITLVVSPLVALMIDQLRQLPPVIRGGCLSSSQTSEEAAETLNQLRQGAVKVLFVSPERFLNEEFLSVISGMSGISLLVVDEAHCISEWSHNFRPSFMRLRASLLRKRLNIGTILAMTATATNTTLDAIMSALNIPCTNLIQKAQLRDNFHLSVSLLKNRMKDLLVLMKSSPFAEVQSIIIYCKFQSETDMISRYLNDNNISAKSYHGGMSSKERNYVQELFTSNKIRVVVATVAFGMGLDKSDVGAVIHYSLPKSLEEYVQEIGRAGRDGRLSYCHLFYDDETYFKLRSLMYXVIKLFFLSSCGRICSLIKESSSRKFDMKEEVMLTILTRLELGDVKYLYLLPQINSTCNLTFHKTPPPMLAQRNSAVAVILKRSEYKQGLYVFDIPSVANDVGVTAVELTNQLYNLKLTGEITYEMKDLAYCYKIVQVPTDFFSLSTAVTQWLSDVESCKVQKIDVMLNAANFAINLCDKMHGCSDNNHTPCLQTKILDYFAGVDDNNDSCKKIGQSSPFLRADIKVFLQSNSQAKFTPRALARIMHGIASPAYPSTIWCRTHFWGRYTHIDFKVVMEAAKAELKNLVGKDTL